The sequence GGAGAGAGTCACCCTTTTATGGAAGCCTTGATCTTTGGAGAGAAGAATTTATACCGAGATGATGTAAATAAAGTTTGCTTTTTAGAGAATCCTGCGATTGATTTTAAAAAAATTAAACAAGAATTTGATGGTGAATTTGAAGTGATTCAGTGTACCGTGCCAGCGTTTGGAAAAAACAGCGGGGAAATGATGGTTCCTGGTATTCATAAAGCAACAGCAATTGATTTTTTGTTAAAGCATCTCAAACATCCCCAAAATCAAACGCTTGCTATAGGGGATGGACTAAATGATTTGGAGATGTTTGCCTATTGTGATATTGGTATTGCTGTCGGAACAGCGCACCAGGAATTAAAAGCGAGGGCTGATTTTGTAACCACTGCACCTAGTGAGGACGGCTTGTTGCACGCGTTTGAAAGCTACCATTTAATTTAAACGAAATGGTCTGAAGAGTGAAAGTACGAAATAAAAGAAGCGCCAAACAAAAGGAATACTCCCTTTGTTTGGCACTTTTCTTATTTTCAGCTTACATTTGTGCGCTAGTTTTCTCTGGATAATGAGACTGTATAAGTATTTTTTTTATTTCTTCGGGAGAGTAATGTAACTCTTCTGTTAATAATTCTGGAATAGTTTTTCCAGAATGATGGGCTTTTTGGACAAGTTTACTAGCTCGTTCATAGCCGATATGTGGGGCTAAAACAACCGCTAGAACCGGACTGCTTTCTA is a genomic window of Vagococcus entomophilus containing:
- a CDS encoding Cof-type HAD-IIB family hydrolase, whose protein sequence is MEKKLIFLDIDGTLVDEKEKVAETAIYACQQARKNGHKIYLCTGRSKPEIFPHILAIGFDGIIGAGGGYIESDGKVLYHKKVSKQQVQHMVDYFNQQQIDFYLESNGGLFASHNLRPRLELLFYGQEGVKGESHPFMEALIFGEKNLYRDDVNKVCFLENPAIDFKKIKQEFDGEFEVIQCTVPAFGKNSGEMMVPGIHKATAIDFLLKHLKHPQNQTLAIGDGLNDLEMFAYCDIGIAVGTAHQELKARADFVTTAPSEDGLLHAFESYHLI